Proteins from a genomic interval of Beijerinckia indica subsp. indica ATCC 9039:
- the glcF gene encoding glycolate oxidase subunit GlcF, with the protein MQTNFSSALLENPKIATSEKILRTCVHCGFCTATCPTFVTLAEENDSPRGRIYLIKEMLEHGRQADAETVKHIDRCLSCLSCMTTCPSGVHYMHLVDHARAHIEETYRRPFLDRSLRAILAFVLPRPTLFRFALFAARPMRLVAGFFPGRLGAMFALAPFNLPSPSPVDRPQVFAPLGQKKLRVGLLNGCAQRVLDPKINEATVRLLTRLGVEVTVVEGVGCCGALTHHMGKEDSALAFAKANIKAFMREKHKHGLDRIVINTSGCGTTVKDYGFMFRDDLELADEAATVAAMARDVTELVEEVGFTPAREMPPLRVAYHSACSMQHGQKITRLPFDLLKQAGFATLSIPESHLCCGSAGTYNLLQPELATRLKTRKIENIKTTQPDVIAAGNIGCMVQIGSGIDVPVVHTVELLDWATGGPVPEALASLPIAFQTKAQEPESPV; encoded by the coding sequence ATGCAAACCAATTTCTCTTCCGCCTTGCTCGAAAATCCGAAAATCGCGACCTCGGAGAAGATTCTGCGGACCTGCGTGCATTGCGGATTCTGTACCGCCACCTGTCCGACTTTCGTAACCTTGGCCGAAGAAAACGACAGCCCACGCGGGCGTATTTATCTCATCAAGGAAATGCTCGAACACGGCCGGCAGGCCGATGCCGAGACGGTCAAGCACATCGACCGATGCCTGTCCTGCCTCTCCTGCATGACGACCTGCCCCTCGGGCGTCCATTACATGCATCTTGTCGATCATGCGCGCGCCCATATCGAGGAAACCTATCGGCGTCCTTTCCTCGACCGTAGCCTGCGCGCAATATTGGCCTTTGTGTTGCCGCGTCCGACCTTGTTCCGGTTCGCCCTTTTTGCGGCGAGGCCAATGCGGCTCGTTGCGGGCTTTTTTCCTGGCCGGCTCGGCGCCATGTTCGCCCTGGCCCCCTTCAATCTTCCCTCGCCAAGCCCAGTCGACCGGCCTCAGGTTTTTGCACCACTAGGTCAGAAAAAACTGCGTGTCGGCTTGCTGAATGGCTGCGCCCAAAGAGTTCTCGATCCGAAAATCAACGAAGCGACTGTTCGTCTTCTGACGCGTCTCGGTGTCGAGGTCACGGTCGTGGAAGGTGTTGGTTGCTGCGGCGCACTCACCCATCACATGGGCAAGGAGGACAGCGCCCTCGCCTTCGCCAAGGCCAATATCAAAGCTTTCATGCGTGAAAAGCACAAGCATGGCCTCGACCGGATCGTGATCAATACATCCGGCTGTGGCACGACCGTCAAGGATTACGGCTTCATGTTCCGGGATGATCTGGAACTTGCCGATGAGGCGGCGACCGTAGCCGCGATGGCGCGCGATGTGACGGAACTGGTCGAGGAAGTGGGTTTCACGCCAGCCCGCGAAATGCCACCTCTGCGCGTCGCTTATCACTCGGCCTGCTCGATGCAGCATGGTCAGAAAATCACGCGGCTTCCGTTCGACCTTCTGAAACAGGCCGGTTTCGCCACTCTCTCAATTCCTGAATCGCATCTTTGCTGCGGTTCGGCGGGCACCTATAATCTTCTTCAGCCGGAACTCGCGACGCGTCTCAAAACCCGCAAGATCGAGAATATCAAGACGACGCAACCCGACGTCATCGCCGCCGGTAATATCGGCTGCATGGTCCAGATCGGCAGCGGCATTGATGTCCCCGTGGTGCATACAGTCGAATTGCTCGATTGGGCGACCGGCGGTCCCGTACCCGAGGCGCTCGCCTCTTTGCCCATCGCATTTCAGACAAAGGCACAAGAGCCTGAAAGTCCGGTTTAG
- a CDS encoding ABCB family ABC transporter ATP-binding protein/permease — MSLFTSFPASAQHQKPARKIDFGVTTRKLWPYLWPADRPDLKKRIYLSLMLLLAAKIVTVTIPYSFKWAVDALALPQDNGQGTAASLALHPVFAGPIVLTLLYGLLRIVMALLTQVRDGVFADVAMHAVRRLARDVFVHLHSLSLRFHLERKTGGLTRILERGRNSIETIVRTTVLTAIPTAVEFVLILGILLHQFDWRYALIVITMIIAYTSYTTACTNWRIGIRKAMNESDTDANTKAIDSLLNFETVKYFNAEAREKRRYDDSISRYEQMSIKTYTSLAWLNAGQAVIFTLGLTLVMVLCIRGIHEGTNTPGDFVLINAMMIQLYQPLSYMGLVYREIRQSTLDIETMFEILGKSPEVADRPGAKPLIVREGGLRLDHVSFHYDERRPILKDVSFEVPPGKTVAIVGPSGAGKSTLSRLIFRFYEPSSGHITIDGQDIGAVTQVSLRGALGIVPQDTVLFNDTLDYNIRYGRPDATDAEVREAAHLAQIDGFIESAPGGYQAAVGERGLKLSGGEKQRVAIARTILKAPPILVLDEATSALDSFTERAIQGALDQVARGRTTLVIAHRLSTIVGADEILVLDKGEIVERGTHAELVAQQGIYASMWSRQHDVELAEEILRRAAAEEGQAVEISLGERGKRQEKDEATTALKLGKGDFEETEEHAGLTGL, encoded by the coding sequence ATGTCGCTTTTCACTTCATTCCCGGCCTCGGCGCAGCATCAAAAGCCGGCGCGTAAAATCGATTTCGGCGTGACCACGCGCAAGCTTTGGCCTTATCTCTGGCCGGCCGATCGTCCCGATCTCAAGAAGCGGATCTATCTTTCGCTTATGCTGTTGCTGGCGGCCAAGATCGTGACCGTCACCATTCCCTATTCGTTCAAATGGGCGGTGGATGCCTTGGCGCTGCCGCAGGACAATGGGCAGGGCACGGCGGCCTCGCTTGCCTTGCATCCCGTTTTCGCCGGGCCGATCGTCTTGACCTTGCTCTATGGTCTTTTGCGCATCGTCATGGCTCTGCTCACGCAGGTGCGTGACGGCGTATTCGCCGATGTCGCCATGCATGCGGTCAGGCGGCTCGCCCGGGATGTCTTCGTCCATCTGCATTCCCTGTCCTTGCGCTTTCATCTCGAGCGCAAGACAGGCGGCTTGACGCGCATATTGGAACGCGGCCGCAATTCCATCGAGACGATTGTGCGGACCACTGTGCTCACGGCGATCCCGACAGCCGTGGAATTCGTGCTGATCCTCGGCATCCTTCTCCATCAATTCGATTGGCGTTACGCGTTGATCGTGATCACGATGATCATCGCTTATACGAGCTATACGACGGCCTGTACCAATTGGCGGATCGGTATCCGCAAGGCGATGAACGAAAGCGACACCGATGCCAATACCAAGGCGATCGATAGTCTGCTGAATTTTGAAACAGTGAAATATTTCAATGCCGAAGCGCGTGAGAAGCGTCGTTATGACGACTCGATCAGCCGCTACGAGCAGATGAGCATCAAAACCTATACCTCATTGGCTTGGCTGAATGCCGGGCAGGCCGTGATCTTTACGCTTGGGCTTACGCTCGTCATGGTTCTCTGTATTCGCGGTATTCACGAAGGCACCAATACTCCGGGTGATTTCGTGCTTATCAACGCGATGATGATTCAGCTCTATCAGCCGTTGAGCTATATGGGTCTTGTCTATCGGGAAATCCGTCAATCGACTCTGGATATCGAAACGATGTTCGAGATTTTGGGGAAATCACCCGAGGTCGCGGACAGGCCGGGCGCCAAGCCGCTCATCGTCCGTGAGGGAGGCTTGCGGCTCGATCACGTCTCGTTTCATTACGATGAGCGCCGGCCCATTCTGAAGGATGTCTCGTTCGAGGTGCCGCCGGGAAAAACAGTGGCGATCGTCGGTCCATCGGGCGCTGGCAAATCCACTCTTTCGCGCCTGATCTTTCGTTTCTACGAGCCATCCTCTGGCCATATCACGATCGATGGCCAGGATATTGGAGCCGTCACTCAGGTGTCCTTGCGTGGGGCGCTCGGCATCGTGCCGCAGGACACTGTGCTGTTCAACGATACGCTTGATTATAATATCCGTTATGGCCGTCCCGATGCGACCGATGCCGAGGTGCGGGAGGCGGCGCATCTGGCTCAGATCGATGGTTTCATCGAATCCGCACCTGGGGGTTATCAGGCCGCCGTCGGCGAGCGCGGCCTGAAATTATCGGGGGGCGAGAAACAGCGCGTCGCCATTGCCCGCACGATTTTGAAGGCACCGCCGATCCTGGTCCTCGACGAGGCGACCTCGGCGCTCGATTCCTTTACCGAACGGGCGATTCAGGGGGCGCTTGATCAGGTGGCGCGCGGCCGCACCACTTTGGTCATCGCGCACAGGCTTTCGACCATTGTCGGGGCGGATGAAATTCTCGTCCTCGACAAAGGCGAGATCGTCGAGCGCGGCACGCATGCCGAACTTGTTGCGCAGCAGGGCATCTATGCCTCTATGTGGAGCCGTCAGCATGATGTCGAGTTGGCGGAGGAGATTTTGCGCCGTGCTGCCGCCGAAGAAGGGCAGGCGGTCGAAATTTCTCTTGGAGAGCGTGGCAAGAGGCAGGAAAAGGATGAAGCCACAACCGCTTTGAAGCTCGGAAAGGGTGATTTTGAAGAAACCGAAGAACACGCCGGACTCACCGGTCTTTGA
- the ispH gene encoding 4-hydroxy-3-methylbut-2-enyl diphosphate reductase: protein MTDKPKLHILLCAPRGFCAGVVRAIDAVEQALRLYGAPVYVRHEIVHNKFVVEGLKAKGAIFVEELDEVPDTDKPVIFSAHGVPKSIPAEAQSRNIFAIDATCPLVTKVHREAELHHNNGRQVLLVGHAGHPEVVGTLGQLPEGSILLVQTPGEIETLQVKDEKNLAYVTQTTLSVDDTRNMVEALTKRFPEIIGPHREDICYATTNRQEAVKRIAPIVDALLVVGSSNSSNSQRLREVAERSGCKLARLVLRADDVEWDLFSNISSLGITAGASAPEVLVEEIMAAFAERFELEVETVSTADEGVFFPLPRELRQAAS from the coding sequence ATGACCGATAAGCCGAAACTGCATATTCTTCTTTGCGCACCGCGCGGATTTTGTGCCGGCGTCGTGCGGGCCATTGATGCGGTCGAACAGGCTTTGCGCCTGTACGGAGCGCCGGTCTATGTACGCCATGAGATCGTCCACAATAAATTCGTGGTCGAGGGATTGAAGGCAAAGGGAGCAATCTTCGTCGAGGAGCTGGACGAGGTTCCAGATACGGATAAGCCCGTGATCTTCTCGGCTCATGGCGTGCCGAAATCCATCCCCGCGGAAGCACAGAGCCGCAATATTTTCGCGATTGATGCGACCTGCCCGCTGGTGACAAAAGTGCATCGTGAGGCGGAACTCCACCACAATAATGGCCGCCAGGTGCTGCTCGTCGGCCATGCCGGTCACCCTGAAGTCGTTGGCACATTGGGCCAATTGCCGGAAGGCTCGATCCTGCTGGTGCAGACGCCGGGTGAGATCGAAACTTTGCAGGTCAAGGACGAGAAAAACCTCGCCTATGTCACGCAGACCACGCTTTCGGTCGATGACACAAGAAATATGGTCGAAGCACTGACCAAGCGTTTCCCCGAGATTATCGGGCCGCACCGTGAGGACATTTGCTATGCGACGACCAATCGGCAGGAGGCGGTGAAGCGCATCGCGCCAATCGTCGATGCGCTGCTTGTCGTCGGCTCCTCCAATTCCTCCAATTCACAAAGGCTGCGGGAAGTCGCCGAACGCTCGGGCTGCAAGCTCGCTCGTCTGGTGCTGCGTGCCGACGATGTGGAATGGGATTTGTTCTCGAATATTTCCTCGCTTGGCATTACGGCTGGCGCCTCGGCCCCGGAAGTGCTCGTCGAGGAAATCATGGCCGCCTTCGCCGAGCGTTTCGAGCTCGAGGTCGAGACTGTCTCGACCGCCGATGAAGGTGTCTTCTTCCCGCTCCCGCGTGAATTGCGTCAGGCGGCGTCTTGA
- a CDS encoding LysM peptidoglycan-binding domain-containing protein encodes MSDDQGLGQRAVIFVLLLGVALAAYVGLQLWQRRPLPPPPEKEVRPEDQFADLPKPIPLPPVPPAPARPAILMPPPDTQASLPQFDIVRIEASGTMLVAGRAKPEAEVVLLNQGEDREQDKELARVTADAAGFFVMDAVTLQPGVYALSLRMTPKEQMPQNSPQNVAVFLPEPGRGEAMIALAEAGKPTQVLQAPKPPNEAAAASQRLAFKTVDVEAGQGLFVAGQAAPDAVLQLYLNEILLTQVTAAKDGAWSLRVGRGLEAGSYRLRADAMDEKGNVGERAEIPFEVPASSPVAAASDMRREEPASSSAAVIEKIDTMRVEEGDTLWRISMKRLGSGFHYMQIYSANSAQIRDPQKIYPGQILILPPAPPQEEQKQAAPR; translated from the coding sequence ATGTCCGACGACCAGGGCCTGGGGCAGCGCGCGGTTATTTTTGTGTTGCTTCTCGGTGTAGCGCTCGCGGCTTATGTCGGCCTGCAACTCTGGCAGCGGCGGCCGCTGCCTCCACCCCCCGAAAAAGAAGTCAGGCCGGAGGATCAATTCGCCGATTTGCCCAAGCCGATTCCCTTGCCGCCGGTGCCACCCGCGCCTGCCCGTCCCGCGATCCTCATGCCGCCGCCCGATACCCAAGCGAGCTTGCCGCAATTCGATATTGTCCGAATCGAGGCTTCAGGCACCATGCTTGTCGCTGGCCGCGCCAAGCCCGAGGCGGAGGTCGTCTTGCTCAATCAGGGGGAGGATCGGGAGCAGGATAAGGAGCTTGCCAGGGTCACGGCCGATGCCGCGGGATTTTTCGTCATGGACGCCGTGACATTGCAACCCGGTGTTTATGCCCTTTCCTTGCGCATGACGCCGAAAGAACAAATGCCGCAAAATTCGCCGCAGAATGTCGCTGTTTTCCTGCCTGAGCCAGGGCGTGGCGAGGCCATGATAGCCTTGGCGGAAGCCGGCAAACCGACGCAAGTGCTGCAGGCGCCGAAGCCGCCGAATGAGGCTGCTGCCGCGTCTCAACGCCTTGCTTTCAAGACGGTGGACGTTGAAGCCGGCCAAGGTCTGTTTGTCGCGGGGCAGGCAGCACCTGACGCGGTTTTGCAGCTTTATCTCAATGAGATATTGCTGACGCAGGTCACGGCGGCCAAGGATGGCGCGTGGTCCCTTCGGGTTGGCCGAGGTCTTGAGGCGGGTTCCTATCGGTTGCGCGCCGATGCGATGGATGAAAAGGGGAATGTCGGGGAGCGCGCGGAAATTCCGTTCGAAGTGCCGGCCAGTTCTCCTGTCGCGGCGGCCTCGGACATGCGGCGGGAGGAGCCTGCCTCGTCCAGTGCGGCGGTGATCGAGAAAATCGATACGATGCGCGTGGAGGAGGGTGATACCCTTTGGCGGATCAGTATGAAAAGGCTCGGTTCCGGGTTCCATTATATGCAGATCTATTCGGCCAATAGCGCGCAGATCCGCGATCCCCAAAAGATCTACCCCGGCCAGATCCTCATTCTGCCTCCGGCTCCGCCGCAAGAGGAGCAAAAGCAGGCGGCGCCAAGATGA
- a CDS encoding TOBE domain-containing protein, with product MKISGRNFIAGTIKDVHKGSTTAHVHLEIAGGVIITASITNESVDELGLAPGKKAHALIKSSDVMIAVD from the coding sequence ATGAAGATTTCAGGACGTAATTTTATTGCTGGTACGATCAAGGATGTGCACAAGGGTTCGACAACGGCGCATGTCCATCTGGAAATCGCTGGTGGCGTCATTATTACGGCGTCCATCACCAACGAATCCGTTGATGAGCTCGGACTTGCTCCCGGCAAGAAGGCGCATGCCCTCATCAAGTCTTCCGATGTGATGATCGCGGTCGACTAA
- a CDS encoding TIGR00730 family Rossman fold protein — protein sequence MAFAPLDPDRSKPRRICVYCGSAKGSDARYVDAAEQFGTILADAGIGLVYGGGGNGLMGVLARAVLAGGGHVTGIIPDFLQSKEKPSIEIQDHRIVDDMHTRKRLMFEEADAFVALPGGIGTLEELVEQLTWVQLERHTKPVVLADIGGFWQPLLSLFAHMRQQGFIPSHYEIRYLVAERIEDIVPMIEQAMTLNARLGKNKQKVDPRL from the coding sequence ATGGCTTTTGCACCCCTCGATCCAGACCGTTCAAAACCGCGCCGGATCTGCGTCTATTGCGGCTCCGCCAAGGGCTCCGACGCGCGTTATGTCGATGCGGCCGAACAATTCGGCACGATACTCGCTGACGCCGGCATAGGCCTCGTCTATGGCGGCGGCGGTAATGGCCTCATGGGCGTGCTCGCCCGCGCCGTACTGGCGGGTGGCGGCCATGTCACAGGCATCATTCCGGATTTTCTGCAGTCCAAGGAAAAGCCGTCGATCGAGATCCAGGATCACCGGATCGTCGACGACATGCATACGCGCAAACGTTTGATGTTCGAAGAAGCCGATGCCTTTGTCGCATTGCCGGGAGGCATCGGCACGCTTGAGGAACTGGTCGAGCAATTGACCTGGGTCCAGCTCGAGCGCCACACGAAGCCTGTGGTCCTTGCCGATATAGGCGGGTTCTGGCAGCCCTTGCTCTCGCTTTTCGCGCATATGCGCCAGCAGGGCTTCATCCCGTCCCATTACGAGATCCGCTATCTCGTCGCGGAAAGGATCGAGGATATCGTGCCGATGATCGAACAGGCGATGACGCTCAATGCGCGGCTCGGCAAGAACAAACAGAAGGTCGACCCGCGATTGTGA
- a CDS encoding NAD(P)/FAD-dependent oxidoreductase encodes MTRPAPSFPPKKVNVAIIGAGPAGIGMGRVLRDLAIPGVTILERNRIGASFHLWPTTTRFITPSFPSNAFGLTDLNAISFDSSPAYALKREHLSGAEYVSYLEEAVDVFGLDVASPINITGLDPEGTDIVLHTNVGDITAHFVIWAAGQFQYPNLSAVPGSEHGIHSSQIRLWSDYPGDEVVIVGGYESGMDAAIGFANAGKKVTLLNRSAVWESDDTNPGVTLSPLTSQRLNAALQQKQPIELIGDAHVVRIERLGEIVKVHAADGRFWTTRTFPVLATGFTGSASLIDHWFERDDQGHHVLTDQDESTILSGLFRVGPEVRHKGSPLAFIYEFRQRFAVVGEAIAKRLGIDTTPLNAYRARNMFRDDPACKNHEGSR; translated from the coding sequence ATGACGAGACCTGCCCCTTCCTTTCCCCCAAAGAAGGTCAATGTCGCCATTATTGGCGCGGGACCGGCGGGTATCGGCATGGGGCGAGTCTTGCGCGATCTCGCCATCCCTGGAGTCACGATTCTCGAACGCAATCGGATCGGCGCCTCCTTTCATCTATGGCCGACGACAACCCGTTTCATTACTCCGTCCTTTCCAAGCAATGCCTTCGGTCTGACGGATCTCAACGCCATCAGTTTTGATAGTTCGCCGGCCTATGCGTTGAAGCGCGAACATTTGAGCGGGGCGGAATATGTGTCCTACCTCGAAGAGGCCGTGGACGTGTTCGGTCTCGACGTCGCGAGCCCCATCAATATTACGGGCCTCGATCCTGAAGGAACCGATATTGTCCTGCATACCAATGTCGGTGATATAACAGCGCATTTCGTGATCTGGGCGGCCGGTCAATTTCAATATCCCAACCTCTCCGCCGTACCCGGATCGGAACATGGCATCCATTCCAGCCAGATCAGGCTGTGGTCGGATTATCCGGGCGATGAGGTCGTCATCGTCGGGGGTTACGAAAGCGGCATGGATGCCGCGATCGGTTTCGCCAATGCCGGGAAAAAAGTGACACTTCTCAACCGATCAGCGGTTTGGGAAAGCGACGATACCAATCCGGGCGTCACCCTTTCTCCTTTGACCAGCCAACGCCTGAACGCCGCTTTGCAACAGAAACAGCCGATCGAATTGATTGGTGACGCGCATGTGGTGCGGATCGAGCGTCTTGGCGAAATCGTAAAGGTCCACGCGGCGGATGGACGATTTTGGACGACGCGCACTTTTCCCGTGCTGGCGACCGGGTTTACCGGCAGCGCCAGCCTGATCGACCATTGGTTCGAACGCGACGACCAGGGTCATCATGTTCTGACCGATCAGGATGAATCGACCATTCTCTCCGGCCTTTTCCGTGTTGGACCGGAGGTCAGACATAAAGGTTCGCCGCTCGCCTTCATCTATGAGTTCCGGCAGCGTTTCGCTGTTGTCGGCGAGGCCATCGCCAAGCGGCTCGGGATCGATACGACACCTCTTAACGCCTATCGCGCGCGTAATATGTTCAGAGATGATCCAGCCTGTAAGAACCACGAAGGTTCTCGTTGA
- a CDS encoding 2Fe-2S iron-sulfur cluster-binding protein: MPTVTIKPSGKTQVAAEGSILIDAIIAAGEPIEVKCNRDAKCESCHVFILEGKKSLAKMGRPESEKLDSMVGVASKSRLACQCVLGTENVTVELLGALSG, translated from the coding sequence ATGCCCACGGTCACGATCAAGCCCTCCGGCAAGACGCAAGTCGCCGCCGAAGGCTCCATCCTCATCGACGCCATTATCGCCGCCGGCGAGCCGATTGAGGTGAAATGCAATCGAGACGCAAAATGCGAATCCTGCCATGTGTTCATTCTCGAAGGGAAGAAAAGCCTGGCAAAAATGGGCCGCCCTGAAAGCGAAAAACTCGATTCCATGGTTGGTGTCGCGTCCAAATCGCGTCTCGCCTGCCAATGTGTTCTCGGCACAGAGAACGTGACGGTCGAATTGCTCGGCGCCCTGTCCGGTTGA
- a CDS encoding DUF535 family protein yields MTIVPMSEDKASSLFPGQVLLELFRHGLDPRREYTLRAGSLLTMAKCLAQAMRYPHWTREWLAFLKTFARAEDLPPAPLELVLKPLGTYAVHGLSVREHVAMLRGHYLFAARTMPRRLLLSLWADAGVELGYLRGKSGKIYRLKLDPARHCGKEGEYSLVFEDVEDGFVLARLTFLLTPQNGEALEPVALIGGLQGPSTIVGADWKDRKERIVSATRDLSGLRPKMVVFIALSAFAAACGVTSLHAVSNRTHIINADARYQRKRLRADYDGFWIERQGISDGFGFRMPLDLASKSERAAYKQQRASVVTLVDHLFAAS; encoded by the coding sequence ATGACTATCGTTCCGATGTCGGAAGACAAGGCCTCATCGCTTTTTCCAGGCCAGGTTCTCCTTGAGCTTTTTCGTCATGGGCTTGATCCGAGGCGCGAATATACTTTGAGAGCGGGCTCTCTGCTGACCATGGCGAAATGCCTGGCCCAGGCAATGCGGTATCCGCATTGGACACGCGAATGGCTCGCCTTCCTCAAAACATTTGCGCGAGCAGAGGATCTTCCGCCGGCACCGCTAGAACTCGTGCTGAAGCCGCTCGGCACTTATGCTGTCCACGGTCTGAGCGTCCGAGAGCATGTCGCGATGCTGCGTGGCCATTATCTTTTTGCGGCAAGGACAATGCCGAGGCGGTTGCTTTTGTCGCTTTGGGCGGATGCCGGTGTCGAACTCGGCTATCTCCGTGGCAAAAGTGGTAAAATTTATCGGCTTAAGCTCGATCCGGCGCGGCATTGCGGCAAAGAAGGCGAATATTCTCTCGTGTTCGAAGACGTGGAGGATGGTTTCGTTCTCGCTCGGCTAACCTTCCTGCTCACACCTCAAAATGGTGAGGCCCTTGAGCCTGTCGCCTTGATCGGAGGCCTGCAAGGGCCATCGACTATCGTCGGAGCGGATTGGAAGGACAGGAAGGAACGCATCGTTTCCGCGACGCGGGACCTGTCTGGTTTGCGGCCCAAAATGGTCGTATTCATCGCTCTATCGGCTTTTGCCGCGGCTTGCGGCGTGACCAGCTTGCATGCGGTCTCTAATCGAACGCATATCATCAATGCCGACGCGCGCTATCAGCGAAAACGACTACGCGCCGATTATGATGGCTTCTGGATCGAACGCCAAGGCATATCCGATGGTTTCGGATTCAGAATGCCTTTGGACCTGGCTTCCAAATCGGAGCGCGCCGCCTACAAACAACAACGCGCAAGCGTGGTGACATTGGTCGATCATCTCTTTGCGGCAAGCTGA
- a CDS encoding nucleoside deaminase — translation MKPTPRPDPFSLAFEEAHKAAARGEVPVGAVIMREGIILARAGNQVLADKDPTAHAEMLAIRQACAVLGSERLIGCDLYVTLEPCAMCAAAIAHARLRRLYFSASDPKGGGVEHGARIFAQPTCHHVTEIYGGLRESEAAALLRAFFLERR, via the coding sequence GTGAAGCCGACGCCGCGTCCCGATCCGTTCTCCTTGGCTTTCGAGGAGGCCCACAAGGCGGCGGCGCGTGGGGAGGTACCGGTCGGCGCGGTGATCATGCGTGAGGGGATCATATTGGCGCGGGCGGGCAATCAGGTTCTTGCCGATAAGGATCCGACCGCCCATGCGGAAATGCTGGCTATTCGCCAGGCTTGCGCCGTGCTCGGTTCCGAACGGCTCATTGGTTGCGATCTCTACGTGACGCTTGAGCCTTGTGCCATGTGTGCGGCAGCCATTGCCCATGCCCGCTTGCGCAGGCTCTATTTTTCGGCATCCGATCCGAAAGGGGGAGGGGTCGAACATGGTGCGCGGATTTTCGCGCAGCCGACCTGCCATCACGTGACGGAAATATATGGCGGCTTGCGGGAAAGCGAGGCCGCAGCCCTTTTACGGGCTTTTTTCCTGGAACGGCGATAA